The window CACCGGCACGCCGCTTGCGGAAGTCGAGGACATCTACCGTGCCACCTGGCGGAGCCTCACCGGCACGGACGTCCCCGGGGACCTCGCCGACGCCTGCGCCGGTTGGCTGATCCGAGGGGACGCGCTCGTCGAACGCGCCCACCGCGAGTCGGTCGACCACCTCGCACGGGTACCGGCAGAGGACTTCGAGTGGGGCTACGTCTCCGCTCGGGAGCGCCTCGTCCACCGGCTCGGCGTAGTCGCCGACCAAACCCGCGACCACGACGACCTGTACGCACTCGGTCATCTCAGCGCGGCAATGGCCGTACGCCTGCTGGAACGCTGGCCCACATTGCGCCCGCTGCCCGCGCAGGACACACGCCCCTGGCACTGACGGTCCTACGCGGTCGAAGAGTGTGTCGGCCAAGGACTCGGGGACCGCAGTGGGCGGATCACCGAGGCGGCATCGGCTGGGGCGGACGCTCCCTCACCGCGGCTGTCCGACCGGCCCGGCACTGTGGTCAGAGCAGCAGGCACCAGGCTGTCGATCACTTGACCCGGGTGACGATGGTCCGCGCGCACTCCATAGACTCGGTATGCGTCGTATCCACCTCCAGGTCGTAGAACATGCCCCGGTGGACCGAATCCGCCTGCGACACCGCCATCCCGGCAATCCTGTCACCACGCGCGATCTCGCGACCCGCGGCAATCGAGGCGTCGCACCTGACGCCCACCCACAGCACCTGCAGTCCGCCAAGAACCTGCTGCCACCGCTGCTGGGACGCCGCTCCGCCGAGGAAGACCTCATCAACGATGATCCGGGCACCCGCACGGGCCATCGTGGCAAGCCCCTCGATCCACGCCGTTTCCAGCGTCCGGAACTCAGGACCGACGATGACCTCACCGTCCGGAGCGAACACGATGCCCGCATCCGACGTCCGCATGGACGCGGGCATCGCCTCGACCAGTGTGTCGACTCCGAAGGACAGCCAAGGATCCGGCAGCACCGCCTGCAGACACCGGGCGATCCCGGACTTCCCCGAACTGGAGCCACCGTTGAGAACGATCATCTGAGTCATCACCGCGCCACATTAGAGGCACCTCGGCGACGACCGAAACGGGTTTGGGTGTGGATCCTCTGGAGTTGTCGAGGTACGACCTCATGTACAAAGTCGCGTACGACCTCACGTGTGAGCTTCCGGTCGGAGGCATCGGGCAGGCCGTCCCAGTGGGGGGGGTACCGCGGGCATGCGGCCGCCGGTGAACGGCCAGGAGCGTCGAACCGGTCAGGTCCGGGGCCGGCAGACGCAGCGATTCCACCTGCGGTAACGCCGGAGAGACCGCCGCTGAGATTTCCAACTCGCTTGACATATACGGGAGTTGTCTGTCCGAAGCCGCAGAAAATGGCGCCGGCCTGCGCGCCACCCGCCGGCTCCGGTGCCGATGTTCATGCGCTGCGTAAGAGTCGGCGCGTGCCGGGCAGGCGGCGTCTTCGGAGCTGGTCAGGTGGTGACGGGGGTGTGGAAGTAGTGACCCTTGGTGAGGTCTTCGAGCAGGCTGGGGTGGGTGGGCTGCCAGTCGAGCAGTTCGCGGGTCAGGGTGTTCGACACCGGGACGTCAAGGCTCATGAAGGGGCTCAGCCAGGTGAAGTGCTCCTCCGCGGCTTCGGGGGCCACGGAGGTCACCGGTACGTCGAGGTGGCGGCCGATCACCTCGGCGATGTCGCGGAGCGCGACGCCCTCTTCCGCGACGCCGTGCAGCGCCGATCCGGCGGGCGCCTTCTCGACGGCCAGGCGGAACAGCCGTGCGATGTCGAGGCGGTGGACTGCCGGCCAGCGGTTGGCGCCGTCGCCGATGTAGGCGGAGACGTTCTTGGTGCGGGCGGTGGCGACCAGGTGCGGCACCCAGGCGTAGTCCCCCTCGCCGTGGACGGTCGGAGAGACCCGCACCACCGATGAGCGGACGCCGCGCGAGGCAAAAGCGAGCGCGGCCTGGGCGGTGGCCGACCGAATCACATACGGCGAGCCGTCGATGGTGGGCGCGTCCTGCTC is drawn from Streptomyces sp. NBC_01717 and contains these coding sequences:
- a CDS encoding SDR family oxidoreductase, producing the protein MRIFVTGASGFIGSAVVPEIIGAGHQVVGLARSDASAAALTAAGVEVVRGTLDDLDVLRDAAAASDGVIHLAFNGERAFTGDYQGAADADRRVVDTFGDALAGTDRPLVLATGFIGFPTGRAVTEQDAPTIDGSPYVIRSATAQAALAFASRGVRSSVVRVSPTVHGEGDYAWVPHLVATARTKNVSAYIGDGANRWPAVHRLDIARLFRLAVEKAPAGSALHGVAEEGVALRDIAEVIGRHLDVPVTSVAPEAAEEHFTWLSPFMSLDVPVSNTLTRELLDWQPTHPSLLEDLTKGHYFHTPVTT
- the cpt gene encoding chloramphenicol phosphotransferase CPT — encoded protein: MIVLNGGSSSGKSGIARCLQAVLPDPWLSFGVDTLVEAMPASMRTSDAGIVFAPDGEVIVGPEFRTLETAWIEGLATMARAGARIIVDEVFLGGAASQQRWQQVLGGLQVLWVGVRCDASIAAGREIARGDRIAGMAVSQADSVHRGMFYDLEVDTTHTESMECARTIVTRVK